A window from bacterium encodes these proteins:
- a CDS encoding HAMP domain-containing histidine kinase has product MTEPTRQIRTVRNPYHLTVNFKSGLFVLALVIIFGALAYTQFLVERLRDDSRHIVKIYTQIIARIGQDDPEGEYSFIFDEIIKRIEFPIINTAPDTTILSWRNIPGIVGDTLTAEAEKKLKKVIADMDIDNAPIPILYENTTLGYIHYDTDSKLIRQLAWLPVIGIGVVGAFILIGYIGFSNIKRSEQRSIWVGMAKETAHQLGTPLSSLMGWAELLRGEAEGRESTLRIIGEMEVDIKRIDRIVTRFSQIGSASDLKQHDMIPLLSELAQYFRTRMPQLGKTITIEEVYETNATPFINAQLIAWVIENIIKNAVDAIDTQEGRIKIHLSLQNGSVCLDISDNGRGIELKNFYNIFRPGFSTKKRGWGLGLSLAKRIIEDYHNGKIFVKDSNINQGTTIRIQLKKG; this is encoded by the coding sequence ACCGTTAATTTCAAAAGCGGCCTTTTTGTTCTCGCGCTCGTCATTATATTCGGCGCGCTGGCGTACACGCAGTTTCTTGTGGAACGGCTTCGCGACGATTCGCGCCACATCGTAAAAATATATACGCAGATCATTGCGCGGATCGGGCAGGACGATCCGGAGGGCGAGTACAGTTTTATTTTTGATGAGATCATTAAGCGTATTGAATTTCCGATCATCAATACCGCGCCGGACACCACCATTCTTTCGTGGCGCAATATTCCGGGCATCGTCGGCGATACGCTCACGGCGGAGGCTGAGAAGAAACTCAAAAAGGTGATCGCTGATATGGACATTGACAATGCGCCCATTCCGATTCTATATGAAAACACAACGCTCGGTTATATACATTATGATACGGACAGCAAGCTGATCCGTCAGTTGGCCTGGCTGCCGGTGATCGGCATCGGCGTGGTCGGCGCATTTATTCTGATCGGGTATATCGGATTCAGCAATATCAAACGGAGCGAACAGCGCAGCATCTGGGTTGGTATGGCCAAAGAAACCGCGCATCAGCTCGGCACGCCGCTTTCCTCGCTCATGGGATGGGCGGAATTGCTTCGCGGCGAAGCGGAAGGACGTGAATCTACCTTGCGTATTATCGGCGAGATGGAGGTGGACATTAAACGGATCGACCGCATCGTCACGCGTTTTTCACAGATCGGCTCCGCATCTGATTTGAAACAGCACGATATGATCCCGCTGTTATCGGAATTAGCGCAGTATTTCCGCACGCGTATGCCGCAATTGGGCAAAACGATCACAATTGAAGAAGTGTATGAGACTAATGCCACGCCTTTTATCAATGCGCAGCTTATCGCGTGGGTGATTGAAAATATCATTAAGAACGCCGTGGATGCCATAGACACGCAGGAAGGAAGGATCAAAATTCACCTCTCGCTGCAAAACGGCAGCGTCTGCCTTGATATCTCCGACAACGGCCGCGGGATCGAACTGAAAAACTTTTACAATATTTTTCGCCCGGGATTCAGCACTAAGAAACGCGGATGGGGGCTTGGACTAAGCCTTGCTAAACGGATCATCGAAGATTATCACAACGGCAAAATATTTGTCAAGGACAGTAATATAAATCAGGGAACGACCATTCGGATCCAGCTTAAAAAAGGTTGA